Part of the Oerskovia paurometabola genome is shown below.
TCGCTCATGCGTGCCTCCTCACCCTGATCGCCGGAGAATCTCGACGTCCGTCGGAGTGGCAATCCTACGACTCCACGCGCAGGAGCGTGTCGACCTGGCGGCCCGCGAGCCGTTCGCGACCTCCCAGACCGTCGAGCTCGAGCAGGAACGCGACGCCCACCACGACCCCGCCGCAGCGTTCGACCAGCTCGGCGCCGGCTGAGGCGGTCCCGCCCGTGGCGAGGACGTCGTCGACGACCAGCACCCGCGCGCCGGGGGTCAGCGTCCCGGTGCGCAGCTCGATCGAGGCGGTGCCGTACTCGAGGTCGTAGGTCACCGTCTCGGTGGGCGGAGGGAGCTTGCCGGCCTTGCGCAGCGGCAGGAAGCCGACGCCGAGGCGGGTCGCGAGCGGGGCGCCGATCAGGAAGCCGCGGGCCTCCAGACCGGCGACGAGGTCGACGCCCCCCGCGGCGAAGGCCGCGAGGGAGTCGACCACGTCGCCGAGCGCCCTGCCGTCGGCGAGCAGACCGGTGATGTCACGGAACGTGACGCCGGGCTGGGGGTAGTCCGGGACGTCGCGGATCAGTCCGAGGACCTCGGCCGCGCGCTCGTCCCCCAGGCCGGTCAGCCCGACGGGAAGGATGCTGCTGGTGCTCATGAGGGGTCAGTGCCCCCGCTTGCGTCGCGGCTGCGCCTTGACGCCCTGGTGGGAGCCCGGCTGGAGCTGGGCCGCACCCTGGACCCCGGCGGCGGCCAGCGCCGCGTCCCTGGCCGTGCCGTCCGAGGACTGCGCGGCGTCGGCGACCTTCGCGGCGCGCTTGTCCAGGACCTTCCGGGTGTGCTCCTTGATGGCGGGCTCGCGCTCGCGCAGCGTGACCTCCAGGGGCGTGGCCAGGAAGATCGAGGAGTAGGCACCGACGGCCATACCGACGAACAGCGCGAGCGAGATGTCGCGCAGCGTGCCGGCGCCCAGGAGGAACGCGCCGATGAACAGGATGGCGCTCACGGGCAGCAGCGCCACGACCGAGGTGTTGATCGACCGGACGAGCGTCTGGTTGACCGCGAGGTTCGCGCGCTCGGCGTAGGTGCTGCGGGTCTGGTCGAGGATGCCGTGCGTGTTCTCCCGGACCTTGTCGAAGACCACGACCGTGTCGTAGATCGAGTACCCGAGGATCGTCAGGAAGCCGATCACGGTCGCGGGGGTGACCTCCCAGCCGATCGCCGCGTAGATCCCGACCGTGATGATGAGGTCGTGGAACAGCGCGATGAGCGCGGCCGCCGCCATGCGCCAGTTGCGGAAGTAGATCGTCATGACCAGACCCACCAGGGCCAGGAAGACGATGAGGCCCGTGATGGCCTTCTGGGACACGTCCTTGCCCCAGCTGGGGCCGATGAACGCGGTCGTGACGTCGTTCTCGGTCACGGAGTAGGCCCCGGCGAGGGCGTCGCGGACCTCGGTGACCTCGTCCGCGGTCAGGCGGTCGGTCTGGACGCGGATCGCGCTTCCACCGACGGTCGTCACGCGCGGCACCTCGTCCGGCGCGACCTCGGCCACGGCGTCGATCGCAGGCTGCTGGCTGGTGTCGCTCACGTTGGAGACGACGAACTCCGAGCCGCCGCGGAAGTCGATGCCGAGGTTGAAGCCCTTGGTGAGCAGGACCCCGAACGACAGGACGACCATCACGATCGCGATGATGTAGAAGCGGCGGCGGTGGCCGACGATCTGGTAGGACTTGCGACCCGTGTAGAGGTCGTTGCCCCACTGGGCGAATCCCTGCGCCATCAGAGGTTCTCCTCGTTCTTGTCGCCCTCGGTCGAGGAGCCGGTGGTGGGGGCGTCGGACTCGGCCGCCCGCCGGGCCGCGGCGCGGCGCTCGGCGATCGTCAGGCGGGTGCCCTCGCCCCCGGTCGCGCCCTGGAGGCTCGCGCCGGCACCGACCTTCTCACGGGTGGGGCTGCCGAACGGTTCGTCGACGGGGGCGTCGGTGACAGGTGCGTCCTTGTCCTCGGTGGTCCCGGGGCGGGCGACCCGCCCCCGTCCGGCGTAGCGGGTGGTCGCTCCGAGGCGGCGCGGGTCGAGACCCGAGGCCGGGTGCCCGCTGGCGAAGAACTTGGTCCTCGCGAGGAGCTGCATGACCGGGTGCGTGAACATGAAGACCACGATCAGGTCGATCAGGGTCGTCAGTCCGAGCGTGAACGCGAAGCCGCGCACACCGCCCACGGCCAGGAAGTACAGCACGACCGCGGCGAGGAAGTTGACCGCGTCGGAGGCCAGGATGGTGCGGCGTGCGCGGTCCCACCCCTTCTCGACGGCCGAGTTCAGGGTGCGGCCGTCGCGCAGCTCGTCCCGGATGCGTTCGAAGTACACGATGAACGAGTCCGCGGTGATACCGATCGCGACGATGATGCCCGCGACACCGGGCAGCGAGAGGCGGTACCCGATCGTCCAGGACAGCAGCAGGATCACCCCGAAGGTGAGGACCGCGGCGATGCCGAGCGAGGCGACCGTGACCAGACCCAGGGCCCGGTACTGGAAGAGCGAGTAGATGACGACGAGCAGGAGACCGATCGCGCCCGCGATGAGGCCCTTCTCGAGCTGCTCGCTGCCGAGGGTCGCGGAGATCTGCTGCTCGCTCTGGACCTCGAAGGTCAGCGGGAGCGAGCCGAAGTTGAGCTGGTTGGCCAGCAGGGCCGCGCTCTCACGGGTGAAGCTGCCGGAGATCTCGGCCTTGCCGTCGGTGATGACGGCGTTGGCGGTCGGGGCGGAGATGACGAGCCCGTCGAGCACGAGCGCGAAAGCGTTCTGCGGGGAGGGCA
Proteins encoded:
- the secD gene encoding protein translocase subunit SecD, which produces MATSNTRRARPVRTLVTLAVLILALFASIFAGTKWSDASLTPGLALDLEGGTQIILTPIASEGKVTDETITQAINVIRQRVDSSGVTEAEITSQGNNIVVGLPGTPSDETLDLVRKSAQMRFRPVLTVGAPTPVETETPAEAPAEPETPVVPANPSDLAQITPAIQAEFDALDCTDPKNLTGGLGDQPDAPLVTCADDGSAKYILGPVEIEGTEISNASSGMGTTAQGVSTGQWVVNLEFNNEGTEAFKDTTTRLFSLPSPQNAFALVLDGLVISAPTANAVITDGKAEISGSFTRESAALLANQLNFGSLPLTFEVQSEQQISATLGSEQLEKGLIAGAIGLLLVVIYSLFQYRALGLVTVASLGIAAVLTFGVILLLSWTIGYRLSLPGVAGIIVAIGITADSFIVYFERIRDELRDGRTLNSAVEKGWDRARRTILASDAVNFLAAVVLYFLAVGGVRGFAFTLGLTTLIDLIVVFMFTHPVMQLLARTKFFASGHPASGLDPRRLGATTRYAGRGRVARPGTTEDKDAPVTDAPVDEPFGSPTREKVGAGASLQGATGGEGTRLTIAERRAAARRAAESDAPTTGSSTEGDKNEENL
- a CDS encoding adenine phosphoribosyltransferase, translating into MSTSSILPVGLTGLGDERAAEVLGLIRDVPDYPQPGVTFRDITGLLADGRALGDVVDSLAAFAAGGVDLVAGLEARGFLIGAPLATRLGVGFLPLRKAGKLPPPTETVTYDLEYGTASIELRTGTLTPGARVLVVDDVLATGGTASAGAELVERCGGVVVGVAFLLELDGLGGRERLAGRQVDTLLRVES
- the secF gene encoding protein translocase subunit SecF; amino-acid sequence: MAQGFAQWGNDLYTGRKSYQIVGHRRRFYIIAIVMVVLSFGVLLTKGFNLGIDFRGGSEFVVSNVSDTSQQPAIDAVAEVAPDEVPRVTTVGGSAIRVQTDRLTADEVTEVRDALAGAYSVTENDVTTAFIGPSWGKDVSQKAITGLIVFLALVGLVMTIYFRNWRMAAAALIALFHDLIITVGIYAAIGWEVTPATVIGFLTILGYSIYDTVVVFDKVRENTHGILDQTRSTYAERANLAVNQTLVRSINTSVVALLPVSAILFIGAFLLGAGTLRDISLALFVGMAVGAYSSIFLATPLEVTLREREPAIKEHTRKVLDKRAAKVADAAQSSDGTARDAALAAAGVQGAAQLQPGSHQGVKAQPRRKRGH